The nucleotide sequence TCCCGACTTATTCAAATCTTTGATTTTAGTAACGCCTTCAGGATTATCGGATTTTGGAGAAAATTATGGACGTACATTGTTCAGCCAAATTGTGAAAACACCCATTTTAGATCGGATTGTGTATTTTACGGGAATTGCTAATAGTGGCGGAATTCAAAGTTTTCTGGAAAGTCGTCAATTTGCTGAACCGGATCGAATTTATCCCGAAATTGTAGAGGCTTATTTAAAATCGGCTCAACAACCCAATGCCGAATATGCAGCCTTGTCTTTTGTGGGGGGTGATTTGTGTTTTGATTTATCATTATATATGACTCAACTGATTACACCAACGGCTATTCTTTGGGGTGAAAAATCCGCGTTTACCCGTCCTGAAACAGGCCAACGGTTAGCTAACTTAAATCCAACGGCGATTAAACTTTTTCAAAAAATAGATAATGTCGGATTAACCCCCCATTTAGAACTTCCGGGCGTCACAATTGGGGTAATTCGTCAATGTCTAAAAATCCTTGAACCTCTTTCAACCCCATGAGTACAATAAAGAGATGATCCCAAAGTAACTGTTAAGTTTATGTCTAACGCTGATTATTTCGGTGAACTTCAGTGGCTTCCTGAAGCCAAAGCCAAATTGAAAAATATCCCCTATTTTGTTCGGACTCAAGCTAGACAACGGATTGAACAACTAGCCAGAGAAGCAGAACAAGGTATTGTTACCGCAGAACTTGTGGAACAAGCACGATTGGAATTTGGCCAATAGCAGGGCTGTTTCATGTTTGAGAATTATAACTTACTTTTCAGCCATAATTCTCAAACATGATAGCTATTTTCCGAAGAATTAATATTTTATATAATGGCTATATAATATTAATTATGGCTCTCCTCAATAAATAGTGTAAAATTTCGCTTCAGCTACGTTTTACACTCCGACTGAATATGGACTTTCAACTAGAGCGTGTGCTTCGACCTCCCGAATATTACGGTGTTCACTTGTCAAGAACA is from Planktothrix sp. FACHB-1365 and encodes:
- a CDS encoding alpha/beta fold hydrolase gives rise to the protein MFEPNGFGQRSMVTSLGRMVYYTAEGSPGNLNEVSAALPPLVFLHGFGGGSSAYEWSKVYPAFVDEYRILAPDLIGWGRSEHPAKTYKIEDYLTTITEFLEQTCSPPATVIASSLTAAFTIRVAIQRPDLFKSLILVTPSGLSDFGENYGRTLFSQIVKTPILDRIVYFTGIANSGGIQSFLESRQFAEPDRIYPEIVEAYLKSAQQPNAEYAALSFVGGDLCFDLSLYMTQLITPTAILWGEKSAFTRPETGQRLANLNPTAIKLFQKIDNVGLTPHLELPGVTIGVIRQCLKILEPLSTP
- a CDS encoding PCP reductase family protein, coding for MSNADYFGELQWLPEAKAKLKNIPYFVRTQARQRIEQLAREAEQGIVTAELVEQARLEFGQ